From the Stigmatopora argus isolate UIUO_Sarg chromosome 12, RoL_Sarg_1.0, whole genome shotgun sequence genome, the window CGACTGCCAATGAGTGGTTGTATTTTACACTTTTTGTCACCGTGTTAATAAAACGGTGTTATTCTTTTCATTGTCTCGCAAGGACATTACAATACTATGATGTTATATATTGTATCTTGTATCGTTATCTAGGAGGCTTGTTatttactaaaaaaataaataatactacATGAAGACACCCATCTCAGTCTCTAAACAAGGAATTCTGCAAGAACCCActtgggaaaaaatattttttcctactAGTACTTTTGTTTTACCTGTTAAACCCGTGGAGAAACTGCTGACTGCAAACACCctacagcacaggtgtcaaagtggcggcccgggggccaaatctggcccaccgcataattttgtgtggcccgggaaagtaaatcatcagtggcgactttctgttttaggatcaaattaaaatgatagatatagatgtatattaaatttcctgattttcccccttttaatcaataattgaaatttttaatccattttttctttgtgtttttagttcaaaaatcattttgtaaaatctaaaaatatatgaaaatatttccagtttgcaactttaatatggaacacaattaaagaaaaatggtttattttcacaatgaaaaacaaatgattaaattttcttttactaagaaaaaaaagctcaaataaacattgttttagatctataaaaaattgaatatttagggcttttaatccagttcttttaatccatttataaaaataaaaaataagaaaattattatttctaaaatggtccggcccacatgaaatcgagttgacgttaatgcggcccgcgaaccaacccgagtctgacacccttgccctacagTAAGTCGCAACTGTGATGGCGTGAGCAACAAATATAGCCTGAATAATTGTAAATTATTGCAATCAACATTTACCATGGATATTATCTCAATTAAAGGTTTGTACATCTCTGCGTGGCTTTCAGTGAATTTCAGCCCAATCAGGATTTGTTTATAAAATAAGCACTGTGTTTTTAGTGATGTAGAGCCTTTAGAAATTGACAAGTACAGAAGTTGTTTCTAATACTTGGtaacttttttttgccaggaAGGAGAGAGAAAATATTTGCAACTTCTCTCAGCATATGATTCTGAAGGCTTGAGAACTTTGTACTAGAAGGACTTTGCTAACACAATGGGGCTCATCTTGCAGTCCTCCCAAGGAAGAACTATCAGTCCTGCTACAACAGCTTCAGCGTCCCCAGGTGACCGCGCCACTGAGCTCGTGCTCGCTCCGTCGCACCCCACTCCACGCCTGCTGCCACCCTGAAGGTAGATGCATCACGCTGGGGGACTGTGCAGCAGAAGTAGCACCCCTCCTCTTTACTTCCCATCCCACCTTCAAGCTCCTTCTCTACCCCCCTGTCAAAACCACATAGGTCAGTCTCTATTACCATTTAACAACAGATTaacattttagtattatttatttaattggatAACCTTACATACATGTTCCCATGCCTGCATACGGGTGGGGGCTGAGTGGGGGGCATTGCACCGTCTGTTTCTCCCGGCTGCCTGCTGATTCCCTGAGGCATGTCTGTGGTGGGGGTTAGAGAATAGCAGGGCTCCCTGAATGGCACATACTGTAAATGCTAAGCTGCTAGTCCTgtcttgtttgtctttttgcccCTGTAGATGGTTTAGGTGTCATCTGTAAGATGGCAGTACAATAAATACTGTTATTCAGCTGTCTTTCCACTCCCAAATTCATCGCTAGAAAGGGAAGTTGCAACCTTTGACTCCCTGGCTTATCCTCATTTGTTCCCTTCATGGTGGAAGTAGGGAGACTGTTCAAGTCTCTGTGAAGCAGCTGCTATCCATTCAAAAACTCCTGAACCTCTAAAATACTGTTTCATGACCTCAACGAGCCCCATATGCTTACACGTATTCTATTATTTGAATCAGTACTCAGTACTCAAATAATTGAAACTTCACTGTTGTAAATTGATGAGAGTATCCGagctttcattttaaatgaaacataacttactttaaaaacaacatctgAAATGTTGATCAAGGTTACTTAAAAGTTTGATATAGGATTTTTCAAGTTTAAGGACTCAATTCTCCTTCAAAATACACTTCAAACAGAAGTTTGAATTGGAAAGTCTGAAACATGTCAGATCAGCTGATGAAATTATTTATTGTATGTAATTGAATTTGGGTGGTAATTGAATATTGTGCATTTGTGTCTGTGTACTGCACGAGTTTAATGTAATTTGTTTAACTAACACATACTAATTCATAGATTTCAATACCGTACCACAGATagttaacaaaaaaatctattttttaacaACAAGATGATATCGCCCTCTCCATGATATTAATATGATATGTTCTGTGATCTGTAAACAGCTGGTTATCTTGCTTTTCCACGATAAGAGAAAGTGCTGAGGATTTACGCTTGCTGAGCACATTTGGGCTGAATCTTTCACACGTCACAAATTGCAGATGGGAAGCAGTGATCTTGAACAGCCGATCACATTTCCGTGACCATCTGACACCTTCCATTTAGGAAAATAATACTTTCTATCTTAGCATAACCCCCTTCACCCCCGTTTTCTGTCTGCAAAAGCTAGCAAGCAGAATTATGGACCTGCTATTTGATTTGCTATTCACAACTTTACATTTTgtccttttgtttttgtgcgATGAAGGAAGGAAATGTTCAACCTCCATGTTAATCAAACAAAACATGTGAGACCTTATGATGTGTGGACATGCAGTTAAGAATGCTTTATAGGTTCCCGTTCCTCATAGTCAGTAGACTTATTTATATTTgctgttaaaataataataatacaaagcTGTCAGTGCAAGACCTTTATAAGGGTCTTCCTGGTCTTGGCATAGTCTCTGAAGGCTTCGTCATATATAGGCGTGTAGGTGGACTTGATCTGATTTGTGTAATATGACACCCGAATATGAGTCGGGTTAACTGGCACAGAGTTGTAAATCACTGTACTGTGATTCTTTGTCTCAACGGGTTTAATTAGTCTTGAAATTCTTCTCTTATCTGATGACCCCCCCTAAGCACCACCACAACCATCACCACTGCCAGTAgcaccctcctcttcctccttttaccaccaccactactacctcCTCCTCTTGCATGCACACTGCAACCATAAATGCCCCGTAGTCTGAAGACCAGCAGCCTCAGGAGACTAAGCTGCTACAAAGAGCTGAAAGAGTTTGGAAATGGTCATTTTATTGTGTTAGAATGGCTCACTGGAGACTTGGGTAATTTAGTGCTAACTGAGCGCTTGTAAAGATAACAGTATGTGACTCCCAAGTGCAACACCGCCAACTACTGTAGCGCTGCCACGCATCCTCGCAACTACAACTTAAACTGTAGTAAACACCAACTAGGCATgtttcaaatgacatttttattaatgCTTTTGTTATTATCACTGAAACATTTCACCTGGATGCAAGTATGTTACACACCCTAGTCAGTGCATGTCCATACCTATAGCATAAAATTCAGTTTCATAGTATGTGAACATTCATCCCTACCTGTCATTTCTTATAACTTTTGAGGAATCTGTCACTGCCAGTCTCTTGGGAGTCCCACATGGGTGTTTATTTTCTCTAATTGAGCTCGTCTTTAATTGACAGTTCATTACGTCCTAATAAGCCATCTTAACCATTTTTATTGCATTACCATCGCATGCCATGAACTCAACAAACTTCAAGTCAGTGTGCTTATCATACTAATGGTATTTGTACAGAGAGTACAACTCCTAAAAGTTCTGTAACAATTGCTTTCAGACATTTGAGTGTTATCAATGTATGTGTGCCAAGTTGAAAGGGATTTGGGACATTAGATAGATTGAATGATAGATTAATGAGACAATTGTAGAGGGCTCATGAGAGACGTGCAGGTGAGGTGAGGTGAGCTTTCAGTTCAGTAATCTGGCTAACATATCGGGCACCCACATGTGTCGTGGTTACCAATATATTGTTTTCTATCTAATAGACCTCAATTCTGGGGTTGCCCTTTAGATTTGGATTCATCCAAGTTCTGTAGCAcataatttcatattttggaGGCCACTTGCGGCTTTAGTCCATCAGAACGGACCCTTGATGGACCTCTGTAGGATAGATCCAGACGCTAGGATAATTATACAAACCGGGTGTGGGCGTAGAAGGGGGAGTATgatgatgtgtgttttcatgtaGTGGTCTGGTTAACATGCCTGGGCTCTGATGTGTCATGGTTAATCTAGTGTTTCCGATCTAATACATCTCATTCAGGAGGTGTAGTTTCTGATTCTTTAGATTCTTTTATTATAGCTAGAAGCGCATCGATTACACGCCTGCCAGATGGAAGGTGACCACTGTATGAGAGACCATGAAAATGCGTGGGGTACTACGATTGTCGCAATAAGGCATCTCTTTGGTGTTACTGTACAGAAGATGTCTtcgtttttgtgtgttatttgtttaccaaattgatttgatgttaGTGCGTTGGCATGGCCGTTAGGTCAAGTGACGGCCAATTCCATTGCCAGTTTCCTGTGTATCAAGTAAAACGTAAATACACACTGGGTTGTGATTTACTGTATGAGTTTACTGATAGATGGTGTGAGAATGTGGGTAAAATCGGTGTTTAATGTTGTTTATTTCACTTCAAAGTACTTTGTGTGTCCCATAGGACTATGGGCGCAGTTGAAAAGTTTGAATGATCCAAGACAATCATTCTATTAAGCTTAACACATATACAGATGTATTCCTGTATGTTAAATGTGTTTTATATTTGCCTCTTTGTGCACATGCATATTCTAATCCAAGCTCAGGTTCGTTACTCTCATTTGTGTTCAGATGTgctgttatttatttgtttgacattttatcAGTACTAGCATTTCATATCATAAAAAGTAATGTCGATGAACATGCAGTGGCCTACATGTCTTATAATTTTAATGTCCGGTCTCTACATGCATTGAAACATAAGGTGCATAGTGAACATAGATTGCACGTGCAGTTTATGATGCATATGCACAAGTTGTATGGAACACCTTGCTTTTTGAAGGACTagctgcagggggtgggagTTGAGGGGTTATTTTGCCGATGGAGATTAAGGCAGGGGCTTTTTGTCATTTGTGCGAGACAAGCCATTCATCCATCCAGTTCACAGCCAAAAAAAGGCTGGTCCCAGAAATTAGCAGTTTCAGCTCAGCAGCAAAGTCGCCGGGCTGTGAAGGCAGAGAGAAATTGACTAATTAGCAATGCGCACTAAAACTTGACGGTTTCTCTCCATAACAGCgaggggtggaaaaaaaaaccaagagaCTCGCCTTTTTCTCCCCccctttttcctctttcctttcTTCCATAGATGTTTGAAATCGCAGTCATTTACGCTCGACAGTTTTTACAATAGCCTTGAGCCATAATTTTGCGAGTCTCTCCAGCATCCATACCCCTGCATGGTCTCTCTCCACCGGCCATGCACGACCGTTTCTCTCCCCAACCGTGGATTTCCTATTACTCTCGTTACGACTCACTGAGCCCCAGGCCCAAGGATAATGATGTGTTGTTTCTTGGTAGCATAATTTGTCACACGtatatttcttcttcttcttcttcttcttctcctcttgCAGAAAGCACGGCTCCCCTCTTACACACTTGTACACTCCTGGTTAATTCTAAAGGAAACAAATGATCAACAAATAACGCCAAATTGGGACTTTTGGGGGGTTGgacttgcatttaaaaaaaagaaagaaagaaaggcaACAAAAGAAGGGACTCCTGAGTGAGCTTTCTGGGGACCCCCCTTGGAGGAttactttcttttttcttggaGTGTGTGCGTGGTGGTGAGTGTGTGTCAGGTAAGTTGTGGCTGCTCTCATCATTTAGTTGTCACAGACGCGCGTAAGTTTACGCACGCACAAATGGCGTTTTAGTCGCGATCGCTAACAAAAGTCGAATGTGTCGCGGTTAACTTTCAGCCCTTTTTAGAGGAGATTGACTCTTTGTTTTTGAACGTTTTTGCGCTAAAACGCGCGTgctataaggttttttttttggtagcgGCGGCGCGCGGCTGTGGGGGGCGGCGAGAGAGGAGATCCATGCTGCATACTCTCCCCAGCGGGGATCTCGCCGCTCCGTACCCGCCGAGTGGAGCCTCATTGCCGGGTAGAGCTCCGCAGATGGTCGGTCTTTCTTATGAGTCTCTTGCGCCCCCGAACCATAGCCGTGGTTTAAGCGCCACGATAGAAAATAAATACCATCTTGTCCTGCACAATGTTGGGAAGTAAATTGCATTTtgagtttgttttttgcttGACCATGAAGAAGTTGAAGACTATCTAATCCACGTGGGATGTCATTTCTGGATCAATAACTTGTCCAAGAGATTGcgtctcccccttttttttcattcgacTGAGCCGTCGGGTGTTTTAGTGCTCTGAAGTAAATGGCTTGCATGGTTTATGTGTTGCCCAGGTGGCGTCCACAGTCAGGAGACCATGTCAAGATCGGGTGACAGAACGTCCACCTTTGACCCGGCGCACAGTGACACGCTGCTGCACGGGCTCAACCTGCTGTGGAGAAAGCAGCTCTTCTGCGATGTTACTCTCACCGCCCAAGGGCAGCACTTCCACTGCCACAAAGCGGTGCTGGCATCCTGCTCCCAGTACTTCAGGTCGCTCTTCTCCTCACACAACGCCATCGGCAACAACGAGGGCGGCAAGGGAAATCAGGGCAGCGGCAGCACCCCGTCCTCCTCGCCCGACGACAAGTTGGTGACCCCCAGTGCCAGGCCCATCAATAACCTGGTCCTACAAGGCTGCTCATCCATCGGACTGAGACTCGTGTTGGAGTACCTGTACACGGCCAACGTGACGCTTTCCCTAGACACGGTGGAAGAGGTGCTGTCGGTCAGCAAGATACTCAACATTCCCCAGATTACAAAGCTCAGCGTGCAGTTTCTTAACGAccagatctcagtgcagaactACAAGCAGATCTGCAAGATTGCCGCCCTCCACGGACTGGATGAGACCAAGAAGCTGGCCAACAAATATTTGGTGGAGGACGTGCTGCTGCTCAACTTTGAGGAGATGTGCGCCATGCTGGACGCCCTGCCGCCGCCGGTGGAGTCCGAGCTGGCGCTCTTTCAGATGTCGGTGCTGTGGTTGGAACACGACCACGAAACCCGAATGCATTACGCGCCGGACCTCATGAAGAGGCTGCGCTTTGCTCTCATCCCAGCCCCGGAGCTGGTAGAGAGGGTACAGTCGGTGGACTTTATGAGGAGTGACCCCGTGTGCCAGAAGTTGCTGTTGGACGCCATGAACTACCACCTGATGCCCTTCAGACAGCACTGCAAGCAGAGCACGGCCAGCAGGTAAGATTGCAAACATCACATATTTTTTGTCTACTATCTTGTCAGTAAAACCTGAGTTTACAGAATGTGGGTAAATAGTTGAGATGTTACAGTGTCTTTGTATGTCATTTATAAAGCACTACGAGCTAAGTCGACTAGTTATTTTTATATTGCACAAAATGTTTATCATCTCTTTTGAGCATGCGTGTGATAAATGTttcaaggctttttaattttagtttttcaattaaGGTCCCTCAAAACATGTCTTTGTTTCCACAGTCATGTCGTTGGCCAAATCAATTGCTCACATGGGCTGTACAATGTACGGCCTGCAAGCCACAGGTTGCCCACCACTGTGTTTAATAAAAAGTTGCTCTTTAATACCCGCCCATTTCTGTCTGCTCAGTGTAAACAAGATGccttaaaattaaaatagtttcatgtttgttttctcGGCaataatgagatgagaataaatgcatgcatttttttaatcaaatcatGAATAAGACTTCTATGTATTAACGATCTGCTTTTGTCAGGAGTTTGAATCATTGGCAGTGATGTTATAATAATAAGTAACTATGTTCTGCATTTGTAGAACATGTCTGTGTCCATGTGTAACATCTATTTTCACACGAGGGCCTGAGTTAGGTCAGCATTGGAAATCCTCATAATTAGTTTCACATGCCACTGTATCTCTCCTCTCAATTAATCACCATTATCTTTGTCCAGGGGCTCATTTGCATATGAATAACCCCTAAAACACTTCCAAGTGGGCCAGTGGCACAGAGAGAGTGAGTACAATGCTAGTGATGTAGTCAAGCATAAAAACggacaatatgaaaaaaaggaaataaggtGTATGTGACTGAATGTAATGTAATATGATTACTGCACATTGTGATTAATTGCCGGATTTGTGTTGGAGCCCATTAGGAGCCAGGCAATTCCCTAAATGTAACGTAAAGCCCAGCGCCCCGGGGTTATGCGTCACACGCAAAATCTCACAAAACGGCCGGGGGACGTCACATGAATCATTACAGCCAATGAGATGAAGACATTGTATAGGCAGGGTTATGGCGTCAATTGCCTTTTTCCCCTCCGGCATGGCCCCCCACAGGACCATCCTCGCTTCACAGCTAATTAGAACGATACCTTTCGAGAGTGTAATAACCACTCAATAACACGGCACCATGGAAAGTGTGCGTTTTGTTCATTGGGATAAAAGTGTACAAAAGCCTCGTAAGCCGCTCAGTGGAAGCagttgtgtttatttttctattttttttaaattcatttcaactgttTACTGTTGTCATTCCAGAATCCGTTCCAATAAGAGAATGCTGTTACTGGTGGGTGGTTTGCCCCCTGGACCCGATCGCCTCCCCAGCAATTTGGTCCAGTACTATGACGACGAAAAAAAGACATGGAAGATACTCACAAGTGAGTTTAAACCAAAGGAttttatttgaggttttttttctcccagctTTCTCCTGTTCAGGGATTTTAACGGTCGTTCCTTTGGATGACTTTAACGCGGGTTAATTTGAGCGAAGGAGTTCCCTAAATCCTTCAGGTAATAATATATCACTATCACTTTTTAATATAAGTTTCTAATCAGAGCGTGACTTCACGCCATTGCGGAGCGTCACGCCTGGTTCGCCTTGTTTTTGCTGAAATATGCTACCGAGATGCATGATGAGATCCACTTGAATCTAATGATCTGCTGTGGCAGAGATTGAACTCGGGCTTTGAGTGATATCTTTGCTGAGTGGCTTTCAAATCCATCCTGATTATTCTCTTGCACTGATCAATACCGGCTGAATTGCTCTAATTATTTACCCAAACACAGTTTAAACGAAGTCTAGAACCGTAGTGTTAACTcgttaaatttaaaatgaaagaaggCACTACCTTTTTAGACAATGTGGAATAAAATTGACTAGAAATAATCTTATAAGCATAGACCTTGAAAGTGCATTATGTGGAATTGTTCCCATCTTAAGGAAAATGGGGCCGAAAGGAGTGTCTTACTTTGTGTCAACCAGCAGAGGCACTGTTGATTTGTtctcaagttttatttttttattcttagcaTCATTCTGCCAAGTGCAAAAGTAGCATGGCAGCGGGTTTTAAGAGGAGAAAGACATGCCTAAAAAGGAATCATTGTATTCTTTTGATTCTGGTGTTACTTTTCTCCTCGACATCCCTTGCATAGACTTAAATTAAGGTCGAGCAAAACTACAGTTCATAAAAGTAGGCGATTGAAGGTCACCATGCCTTTGACtgagatgtcatttttttaaatgaccaatctGGTATGCCAGCTTAGTTCCTGTTTGTGAACACAATGTGGCAGTTGCCTTACCGTATAAGAATATATGTTCATAGACCACATATTCAGAAAGAGTTCCACCACATACTGGTTTTTAAATTGCTTTGTGTTTATGGCGTAAAAGTGTTTTGCATCAAATTCTGCATCACAATTGTCACTTTCAACATTTGCCTAGTTTACTGACAGACTACTTGACAAATTTGGGTTGATTGCCGCTGTACAAATTGAACTCGTCAAGTAAGGACCCCTTTAATTTGGAGCATCAATTATCAAATACTGTAGTATTACCACTACTCACTTTAGTGTGGATAATTTCACTCACTTTCCCCTCTTCTCTGCTATCCTCGACCTTTACCAGACTCACCCTCTATTTGCTCTCATATTGCAAAGGTCAGACTtcaaataatggaaaaacatatcttTTCTATTCATTCCTATTGAGCGTGTATTTGTTGTAGGTCATTTCTCAGCGTTAGgacattgtttctttttcttttcacccGGCCATTTTTGGAAATTCAGACCACTCATTTGATCACTTTTATTCCTATTGCCATCCTTTAAAAGTCAGTACATTTCTGTCCAGGCACAAATTACATTTCTCGTGTTTTTTGCTCACATTTGTCCATATTCATCAGTTTGCACTCTACACGCACTGTCCTCGCTGTCATTTGCTCATTACCCTCAGCCCTCATGGGTATAACCGGCAACTAGCAAAAAGGTCAGCGGGGATTTCCATCACTCACAACTAAAAAAGTTAACACTCAAATGGTCCGTGGCCTTGCGGAAGGACAAAACTGCACAATCATCCCCTCAAACACATCAGTGGGCATCTGATGTCGCCCTCGCACACAACGGACGTGGAAGAGAGGGAGATTATTAACATTCAATCATAACATTCCAATGAGGCGAAACCTGAGAGGGACAGACTTTGATTAAGACATTCATCAAGATAATTTGGGAGGATTCTTGATTCTCTTGTTGTGTGTCACACAGAGACACTTGCCTTTGAACCCATGTGAAGTTTGCCATCTACCGCACCCACAGGAGTGTGAAGAATGACCCGTAATCGCATTCTTTGCCTCACTCGAGATAAAAGGGACTCCACCCTAACGCGGGAATAATGGcgtaaaagaaaaagacaaaggaGAAAGAGCTGGCGCATTAGCTGTGGAGTCAGTCAAGCGAAGACTGCTTCCATGGAGAGGATTCTGACTCCCTCTAGTGAGCCCTTGAGCTCAGTGTAGACAGCAGACATGGAGAGAAGCCTGCAGGAGGATCTCAAAGTGAGAGGGTAGATTAACCTCATCCACTTTCATTTTACAATAAGGTCCAACACGGGGGAGAGGTAAAAGCCAACGGCATGTTTTATGCTCTTCACTATCTCAGGTATGACGCCTTGCCCGCTCGCCACTCATCCAACCGCCCGCCTGTGTACGAGCCCACCTGTAGAGTCAGGACAAATGCCGCTTCCTCCTATGTACAGACACCCCCCCTCGCCACAGAATTACCCCCAATCCTTTCCGTGAGCAAAAGATGATTTCAAGTCACTAGGCATCAAATAAAAAGCCGCCCATGCGTGGCCTATATACTGCTGACTGAACGATAATGTAAATAGCATGTAAGGGAGTTTGGCAGTCATATGGCACTTGTCTTTGAGGTGCACTGGAGGCAGGCAACCTAATCCCCTCGTTTCCTGATAAAGCTGTGTTTAGCGTACGTGGCGTtggcttctctctctctcgcttcaTCCCGCCTCGCCGAGGAACGGCACATGTCAGGCAGGACCGAGTGAGATTGCCGCGAGAGGGCCAATTGGAAAGAAATGAGATTCAAGGCTGTCTAATTCTGCAGAAACTGTGATCCATCAGGCGCCCGGGAGGCGGCGGTGGAAATGACTGATGGAGACAGACAGGTGGGCCTTAACATTCCACTGATTTGTGCTCCACCAAAGCCCCCCCAACCCACCACCTCACTCGAGATTTATTGAGTGAACACGATCATGTTCATTACCACTGTCACCCAAAACCATTTCTCCACATCTCAATGGGGGTcactacaacaaaaaaagatgaaggaCTGCGAGGGAGTGCAGAAGCAGGTGAACCCCATCAAAAATTCATATTCCCAATAACGAGGACACACGGTGACTTCTTGCACTCTTAGAGAAAGGTTTTGAAATTTCTCTGACCATTTATGTCGCCCTGGTGACAGTTTATTGACTGAAACGGTCCTTCCACGAACTGTATTTGCAGTAGTGGAAGTATAAAATAATCAAGAATGATAAATAAGATGGCTGGGGTCTTCTGCAATCcttcattgattatttaattttatccCACCCACCAAGAAAATGAAACTAGTGGTTAGCACTACTTTCTCAGATAGATAAGGGTTCATATGCCATGCAGGTTTTCTGTGGGTACAGATTGACGTATTCACAGTGAAGTCAAGGTTAAACTGATGTTTGACGGTTGATGTTTGATTGGGCAcaaagccaaaagccaaaagcCAACGCCGGAGAGGATCAGCCAATTT encodes:
- the klhl14 gene encoding kelch-like protein 14 isoform X1, whose protein sequence is MGLILQSSQGRTISPATTASASPGGVHSQETMSRSGDRTSTFDPAHSDTLLHGLNLLWRKQLFCDVTLTAQGQHFHCHKAVLASCSQYFRSLFSSHNAIGNNEGGKGNQGSGSTPSSSPDDKLVTPSARPINNLVLQGCSSIGLRLVLEYLYTANVTLSLDTVEEVLSVSKILNIPQITKLSVQFLNDQISVQNYKQICKIAALHGLDETKKLANKYLVEDVLLLNFEEMCAMLDALPPPVESELALFQMSVLWLEHDHETRMHYAPDLMKRLRFALIPAPELVERVQSVDFMRSDPVCQKLLLDAMNYHLMPFRQHCKQSTASRIRSNKRMLLLVGGLPPGPDRLPSNLVQYYDDEKKTWKILTIMPYNSAHHCVVEVENFLLLLGGEDQWNPNGKHSTNFVSRYDPRFNSWIQLPPMQERRASFFACRLDKHLYVIGGRNETGYLSSVESYNLETNEWNYVSSLPQPLAAHAGAVHNGKIYISGGVHNGEYVSWLYCYDPVMDVWARKQDMNTKRAIHTLAGMNDRLYAIGGNHLKGFSHLDVMLVECYDPKADQWNILQTPILEGRSGPGCAVLDDSIFLVGGYSWSMGAYKSSTICYSPEKATWTELEGEVAEPLAGPACSTVILPACLPFNK
- the klhl14 gene encoding kelch-like protein 14 isoform X2 encodes the protein MSRSGDRTSTFDPAHSDTLLHGLNLLWRKQLFCDVTLTAQGQHFHCHKAVLASCSQYFRSLFSSHNAIGNNEGGKGNQGSGSTPSSSPDDKLVTPSARPINNLVLQGCSSIGLRLVLEYLYTANVTLSLDTVEEVLSVSKILNIPQITKLSVQFLNDQISVQNYKQICKIAALHGLDETKKLANKYLVEDVLLLNFEEMCAMLDALPPPVESELALFQMSVLWLEHDHETRMHYAPDLMKRLRFALIPAPELVERVQSVDFMRSDPVCQKLLLDAMNYHLMPFRQHCKQSTASRIRSNKRMLLLVGGLPPGPDRLPSNLVQYYDDEKKTWKILTIMPYNSAHHCVVEVENFLLLLGGEDQWNPNGKHSTNFVSRYDPRFNSWIQLPPMQERRASFFACRLDKHLYVIGGRNETGYLSSVESYNLETNEWNYVSSLPQPLAAHAGAVHNGKIYISGGVHNGEYVSWLYCYDPVMDVWARKQDMNTKRAIHTLAGMNDRLYAIGGNHLKGFSHLDVMLVECYDPKADQWNILQTPILEGRSGPGCAVLDDSIFLVGGYSWSMGAYKSSTICYSPEKATWTELEGEVAEPLAGPACSTVILPACLPFNK